Proteins from a single region of Runella sp. SP2:
- a CDS encoding peptidylprolyl isomerase translates to MKNTLIQRLSSLTLVLVFVSCLSGWSQGKSVSVNKVIGKVDNYYILRSDLENLILQYQQQNQPAPNQCQALESLIIRKMLLAKAEIDSVEVEDKQIDNQISARMDYMAKRFGSEKNIVEAYGKSIETLKAELRSEIKEEMLSDKMQSKITEAIKVTPSEVRKFFNSIPKDSLPFIPAEVEIGQIVRFAKVTKAQKDELRNKLLDFKQRVEKGEDFSGLASAYSEDIGSAQQGGDLGFAKRGMMVPEFEGAALKLKPNEISEPIESEFGLHLIQLLEIRGAEYHARHILLRPDYNRMDLSDPQRVLDSLNRVIKTDTTVKFERLAKDWSEDKNTADAGGLIKDAQSGASRLPLDASMDYNLYMMLDTMKVGTISAPLNYRTDDGKTAMRIVYYKSKSEPHTASLKLDFEKINNIVLANKKTKAVDEWFKKAVADVFIKVEPEYQGCRIFGISPDDN, encoded by the coding sequence ATGAAAAATACCCTCATTCAAAGACTCAGTAGCCTAACCCTTGTATTGGTGTTCGTTAGTTGCCTTTCAGGCTGGTCACAAGGGAAAAGTGTCAGTGTAAATAAAGTGATTGGAAAGGTAGATAACTACTATATCCTTCGCTCTGACCTTGAAAACCTTATTTTACAATACCAACAACAAAACCAACCTGCCCCCAACCAATGCCAAGCGTTGGAAAGTTTGATTATCCGTAAAATGCTCCTTGCCAAAGCTGAAATCGACTCGGTTGAGGTGGAGGATAAACAAATTGATAACCAAATTTCGGCGCGGATGGACTACATGGCCAAACGCTTTGGTTCAGAAAAGAACATTGTGGAAGCGTATGGGAAAAGCATTGAGACGCTAAAAGCAGAACTTCGTAGTGAAATCAAGGAAGAAATGCTTTCCGACAAAATGCAAAGCAAAATTACGGAGGCCATCAAAGTAACACCGAGCGAGGTTCGTAAGTTTTTTAATTCCATTCCAAAAGACAGTTTGCCGTTTATTCCTGCGGAGGTAGAAATTGGACAAATTGTGCGTTTTGCGAAAGTAACTAAAGCGCAGAAAGACGAACTTCGTAACAAGTTGTTGGATTTTAAGCAACGCGTTGAAAAAGGAGAAGATTTTTCTGGCTTGGCGTCGGCGTATTCAGAAGACATTGGTTCGGCACAACAAGGCGGAGATTTGGGATTTGCCAAGCGTGGAATGATGGTGCCAGAGTTTGAAGGTGCAGCGTTGAAGCTAAAGCCTAATGAAATTTCGGAACCGATTGAGTCAGAATTTGGCTTACACTTGATTCAGTTACTTGAAATTCGAGGGGCAGAATACCACGCGCGCCATATTTTGTTGCGTCCTGATTACAACCGCATGGATTTGAGTGATCCACAGCGTGTTTTGGATAGCCTAAACCGAGTGATTAAAACAGACACAACGGTTAAATTTGAAAGATTGGCCAAAGATTGGTCGGAAGATAAAAACACTGCCGACGCGGGAGGGCTCATCAAAGATGCACAATCGGGTGCGTCGCGCTTGCCATTGGATGCTTCGATGGATTATAACTTGTATATGATGTTAGATACCATGAAAGTTGGCACGATAAGTGCGCCATTGAACTACCGTACGGACGATGGTAAAACGGCCATGCGTATCGTCTATTATAAGAGTAAGTCAGAACCGCACACGGCGAGTTTGAAGTTAGACTTTGAAAAAATTAATAACATTGTTTTGGCAAACAAAAAAACAAAGGCTGTGGATGAGTGGTTTAAAAAAGCAGTAGCTGACGTATTTATCAAAGTTGAACCTGAGTACCAAGGATGTCGAATATTCGGCATTTCCCCCGATGACAATTGA
- a CDS encoding peptidylprolyl isomerase, producing MKYSYFVVAALILSITACTTSKPTPPPPTQSEPTILTIGGKKITTDEFFQSFTKNQFSDDTTKPTGISEYLQLYTNLKLKVLGAQSAGLDTAASFREEMASYRQQLAQPYLMDKALVDNLVAEAYERMKQEVRIAHIMLPVSPDALPADTLSVFRAISELRGRIIQKEIDFESAAKQYSKDPISSPKGGDLESYFPVFKTIYPFETAAFTLPVGQVSNPVRSRAGYHLIKVLERRPARGKVQVAHILVSVSSSATEAGKAAAKAKAEKAAALLQQEAWEIVCRDYSDDATTKNEGGVLREFGPSEMVPEFENMAFSLKNVGDISAPFQSNYGWHIVKLLSKKPIESFAEAAPQIRQKVTTDSRSEVIQQALIKKLRASYKIVEAEPIREAALAKFDSSILNGQWKFIEPLSATLDKKELFRIDNESFLVNQFLEYVRDFQRPAAPNSSPLVVGQRYYRTYLEKRLIEVEEKNLDKKYPEFKALVTEMNDGLLFSQTMEANVWQPSLSDTLGQRKLWEQNKQKYQYPERALATILVSDSDSLLKRAQESLKSAPYQLRRKGTDLIFDSKSTILTEKHREALVDVAMTLMNNENYVVEVSSFAGAEEADSVSAARLKNAIKALSGDGVSLTRIIEKDNGKYKPVATDTRNRRISFQYFSSSKKDLEKALNAQKTGVISITDGAFAKGTNAYLNAGRWEAGMQQVNVNGKKVVINIEKIEPARIKTFNEARGAVINDFQKQLETNWLNQLRQKFGVQVNEEELRKLSK from the coding sequence ATGAAGTATAGCTATTTCGTCGTCGCTGCGTTGATTCTTAGTATTACAGCCTGTACTACATCGAAACCTACTCCTCCACCGCCAACCCAGTCTGAGCCTACGATTCTGACCATTGGCGGGAAAAAAATCACAACCGATGAGTTTTTTCAGTCATTTACCAAAAACCAGTTTTCGGACGATACCACCAAGCCCACGGGCATTAGCGAATACCTACAACTTTACACAAACCTTAAATTAAAAGTATTGGGTGCTCAAAGCGCAGGGCTTGATACTGCGGCTAGCTTTCGCGAAGAAATGGCGTCTTATCGTCAGCAACTTGCGCAACCGTACTTGATGGATAAAGCGTTGGTGGATAATTTGGTGGCGGAGGCTTACGAACGTATGAAGCAAGAAGTTCGTATCGCGCACATTATGCTCCCTGTTTCACCTGATGCTTTACCTGCGGACACGCTGTCTGTGTTTCGTGCGATAAGTGAACTTCGTGGGCGCATCATTCAGAAAGAAATTGATTTTGAAAGTGCCGCCAAACAATATTCCAAAGATCCCATTTCAAGTCCAAAAGGGGGCGATTTAGAAAGTTATTTTCCCGTTTTTAAAACTATTTACCCTTTTGAAACAGCCGCTTTTACGCTTCCAGTTGGACAAGTGTCAAATCCTGTGCGTTCGCGGGCGGGTTATCACCTGATTAAAGTACTTGAACGCCGTCCTGCGCGTGGAAAAGTACAGGTGGCGCATATTTTGGTGAGCGTTAGTTCGAGCGCAACGGAAGCGGGAAAAGCCGCGGCAAAAGCCAAGGCAGAAAAAGCGGCGGCCTTGCTTCAACAAGAAGCGTGGGAAATTGTGTGTCGTGATTATTCTGATGATGCCACCACCAAAAACGAAGGAGGTGTTCTGCGCGAATTTGGGCCAAGTGAAATGGTGCCTGAGTTTGAGAATATGGCATTTTCTTTGAAAAACGTGGGTGATATTTCGGCGCCGTTTCAATCAAATTACGGTTGGCATATTGTCAAATTACTTTCCAAAAAGCCCATTGAATCATTTGCCGAGGCGGCTCCTCAGATTCGCCAAAAAGTAACTACCGATTCAAGAAGTGAAGTAATCCAACAAGCACTTATCAAAAAGTTAAGAGCTTCTTATAAAATAGTAGAAGCTGAACCAATTCGTGAAGCAGCCCTTGCCAAATTTGATTCTTCAATCTTAAACGGACAGTGGAAGTTTATCGAACCTCTCAGCGCAACGCTTGATAAAAAAGAGCTGTTTCGCATTGATAATGAGTCGTTTTTGGTAAATCAGTTTTTGGAATACGTACGCGATTTTCAGCGACCTGCTGCGCCAAACTCGTCGCCGTTGGTGGTTGGGCAACGTTATTATCGTACGTATTTGGAGAAAAGGCTGATTGAAGTCGAAGAGAAAAATTTGGACAAAAAATACCCTGAATTTAAAGCACTTGTAACGGAAATGAACGATGGTTTGTTGTTTTCTCAAACCATGGAAGCCAACGTTTGGCAGCCGTCATTGTCGGATACCCTCGGACAGCGGAAACTTTGGGAGCAAAACAAACAGAAATACCAGTATCCAGAGCGCGCACTAGCGACCATTTTGGTGTCGGATAGCGACTCGTTACTGAAACGTGCGCAAGAATCGCTCAAGTCTGCGCCTTATCAGCTTCGTCGCAAGGGTACAGACCTCATTTTTGATTCAAAATCGACGATATTGACCGAAAAACACCGCGAAGCGTTGGTGGATGTGGCAATGACATTGATGAACAACGAAAACTATGTGGTAGAGGTATCGTCGTTTGCAGGAGCAGAAGAAGCAGACTCGGTGTCGGCGGCTCGCCTGAAAAATGCCATCAAGGCTTTGTCAGGTGATGGTGTATCGTTGACGCGAATTATTGAAAAAGACAATGGTAAATACAAACCCGTAGCAACCGATACGCGCAACCGCCGAATTAGTTTCCAGTATTTTAGTAGCTCTAAAAAAGACCTCGAAAAAGCGCTGAATGCCCAGAAGACAGGAGTAATTAGCATCACAGATGGTGCTTTTGCGAAAGGAACAAATGCGTACTTAAATGCGGGCCGTTGGGAAGCTGGAATGCAACAAGTAAACGTAAATGGGAAAAAAGTCGTTATTAACATTGAAAAAATTGAACCCGCTCGTATCAAAACTTTTAATGAAGCGCGTGGAGCAGTGATAAATGATTTCCAAAAACAACTCGAAACGAATTGGCTTAATCAATTGCGTCAAAAATTTGGCGTACAAGTAAACGAAGAAGAATTGCGTAAACTGTCAAAATAA
- a CDS encoding Fur family transcriptional regulator, with protein MNKNPHIEAVTLRLNQFLEVKGYRRTQERYTILEEIYAKNDHHHFDASELRETLIQKGFHLSMATVYNTLELFVEAGLIKKHQFGGQAASHYERTVGSGQHDHILCLDCGFVKEFCDPRIHTIEKTVSEWFSTDIASHSLVLYGHCTEELCKNRIAKNVN; from the coding sequence ATGAACAAGAATCCTCACATTGAAGCAGTTACGCTCCGTCTTAATCAATTTTTAGAAGTAAAAGGGTATCGTCGTACCCAAGAGCGTTACACCATTTTAGAGGAAATCTATGCAAAAAACGATCACCATCACTTTGATGCCAGTGAATTACGGGAAACCCTCATTCAAAAGGGTTTTCACCTGAGTATGGCGACGGTTTACAATACCTTAGAATTATTTGTAGAAGCTGGGCTTATTAAAAAACATCAGTTTGGCGGACAAGCCGCCTCTCACTACGAACGAACCGTCGGTAGCGGCCAGCACGACCATATTCTTTGTTTGGATTGTGGTTTTGTCAAAGAGTTTTGCGACCCACGGATTCATACCATCGAAAAAACCGTCAGTGAATGGTTTTCTACCGACATTGCTTCTCACTCCTTGGTACTTTACGGCCATTGTACTGAGGAACTTTGCAAAAACCGAATTGCCAAGAATGTGAATTAA
- a CDS encoding sirohydrochlorin chelatase: MKSFPLSWTFGVIAALVLFLQACSTSGDKESNETTTSEKKIGVLLVNHGSRSETWRNELVRLEKNVTDSVLASGDVKGIKTAFMEYTEPSIATRLKEFDKEGFTDVVVVPIFLTVSPHTFEDLPTIMGQKEDKASMEALKLEKIERYVPKASIHITPNLDFTDVLKRNVLRRAKELSKDAPHEGLVLIGYGDETYDKEWTELFNQVATHVKQEIGISEHSHGWCGHIAHYNPAETTKAVNEVLKKKEKAVVIPVLVAHDEDFQLKIIGGGIEKVANSEKKVSYKPDAILPDPDIQHWVIAVANEFVGKIKKS; this comes from the coding sequence ATGAAATCATTTCCTCTTTCATGGACATTTGGTGTCATTGCGGCACTGGTACTCTTTCTTCAAGCCTGTTCAACCAGCGGCGACAAAGAATCAAATGAAACCACTACTTCTGAAAAAAAAATTGGGGTATTGTTGGTCAATCACGGCTCTCGTTCGGAGACTTGGCGCAATGAATTGGTGCGTTTAGAAAAAAATGTAACTGATTCTGTATTGGCATCTGGAGACGTAAAAGGCATTAAAACGGCCTTCATGGAATATACAGAACCTTCGATTGCGACGCGTCTCAAAGAGTTTGATAAAGAAGGCTTTACGGACGTGGTCGTGGTTCCAATTTTCTTAACTGTGAGCCCGCATACTTTTGAAGACCTGCCGACTATCATGGGACAAAAAGAGGATAAAGCCTCCATGGAAGCCCTGAAACTGGAGAAGATTGAGCGCTACGTTCCCAAAGCATCCATCCACATTACCCCTAACTTAGACTTTACCGACGTATTAAAAAGAAACGTATTGCGCAGGGCAAAAGAGCTTTCAAAGGACGCTCCCCACGAAGGACTTGTGTTGATTGGCTACGGCGACGAAACCTACGACAAAGAATGGACGGAGTTGTTTAACCAAGTTGCCACGCACGTAAAACAAGAAATTGGCATCAGCGAACACAGCCACGGCTGGTGCGGGCACATTGCCCACTACAATCCTGCCGAAACTACCAAGGCAGTAAATGAAGTCTTAAAGAAAAAAGAGAAGGCCGTCGTCATTCCTGTGTTGGTTGCACACGACGAAGACTTTCAGCTTAAAATCATCGGAGGTGGCATCGAAAAAGTGGCTAACAGTGAAAAAAAGGTTTCTTACAAGCCAGATGCCATCCTCCCCGACCCTGACATTCAGCATTGGGTAATTGCAGTCGCCAACGAGTTTGTGGGTAAAATCAAAAAAAGCTAA
- a CDS encoding NADP-dependent malic enzyme, whose protein sequence is MPPKIRKEDALYYHSKGRPGKIQVVPTKETNNQLDLSLAYSPGVAEPCMEIHRNVEDVYKYTAKGNLVAVISNGTAVLGLGNIGPEAGKPVMEGKGLLFKIYADIDVFDIELNTENVDEFVRTVKIMEPTFGGVNLEDIKAPECFEIERRLKAELNIPVMHDDQHGTAIISAAALLNGLEIVGKKVEDIRIVVSGAGASASSCTKLYMALGIRRENVDMFDSKGHINTARTDLDDLKKEFASERRFASLAEAMVGADLFLGLSKANVVSQDMVRSMAKDPMVFAMANPDPEIPYPDAVEAREDVIMATGRSDYPNQVNNVLGFPYIFRGALDVRASEINEEMKLAAVRALAELTKKPVPDIVNLAYNTTNLTFGREYIIPKPVDPRLLTTVAPAVAKAAMDSGVAKSPIADWDAYIQQLEKRLGQDNQISRVIISKARKAPKRVVFADAENVQVLKAAQQVRDEGIAFPILLGKEERIRAIIEANKLDMADVPVIDPYSSEQAENIDRYAEAYFKKRQRKGVNLIEARKMMYYRSSFGAMMVEMGEADALISGLTRNYPDTIRPSLQIIGKEPGVTKVAGMYILLTRRGPLFLADTTVNFNPTVDEVVEITELTARAVERFNIKPRIALLTYSNFGSAKGEDAEKMSAAVAKLHAKHPDMIVDGEMQAHLPFDTELLRTNHPFSKLVDDGANTLIFPNLSASNIAYNLLKEVGEYEAIGPLLLGMGKPVYVLQLGSSVREIVNMVAIAVVEAQMKQ, encoded by the coding sequence ATGCCTCCAAAAATTCGCAAAGAGGACGCGCTTTACTACCACTCGAAGGGCCGCCCTGGCAAAATTCAAGTTGTGCCAACCAAAGAGACCAACAACCAACTCGACTTGTCTTTGGCATATTCTCCTGGCGTTGCCGAACCCTGTATGGAGATTCACCGCAATGTCGAGGATGTCTATAAGTACACCGCCAAAGGTAACTTGGTAGCTGTTATTAGTAACGGAACCGCCGTGTTAGGCTTGGGTAATATTGGCCCAGAAGCTGGCAAACCCGTGATGGAAGGGAAGGGCCTTCTGTTTAAAATATATGCCGATATCGACGTGTTTGACATCGAACTTAACACCGAAAACGTGGACGAGTTTGTGCGGACTGTCAAAATTATGGAGCCAACCTTCGGGGGAGTAAACCTTGAAGACATTAAGGCACCAGAGTGTTTTGAGATTGAACGACGCCTCAAAGCCGAACTGAACATTCCTGTCATGCACGACGACCAGCACGGTACGGCCATCATTAGTGCGGCTGCTTTGCTGAATGGCCTTGAAATTGTGGGCAAAAAAGTCGAAGATATTCGCATCGTTGTTTCGGGGGCGGGCGCTTCTGCTAGTTCGTGTACCAAACTGTACATGGCATTGGGCATTCGCCGCGAGAATGTCGATATGTTTGATAGCAAAGGGCATATCAACACCGCCCGTACGGATCTTGATGATCTTAAAAAAGAATTTGCTTCAGAGCGCCGTTTTGCTTCCTTGGCAGAGGCAATGGTAGGAGCCGATTTGTTTTTAGGTTTGTCAAAAGCCAATGTTGTGTCGCAAGACATGGTACGCTCAATGGCCAAAGACCCCATGGTATTTGCGATGGCCAACCCTGATCCTGAAATTCCGTATCCCGACGCGGTAGAAGCCCGCGAGGACGTGATTATGGCTACAGGTCGTTCGGATTATCCCAACCAAGTGAATAACGTACTTGGATTTCCGTACATTTTCCGTGGAGCATTGGACGTGCGTGCCAGTGAAATTAATGAAGAAATGAAATTGGCAGCAGTGCGCGCATTGGCTGAATTGACCAAAAAGCCCGTACCAGATATTGTCAATTTAGCTTATAATACAACCAACTTGACATTTGGGCGGGAGTACATCATTCCCAAACCTGTTGACCCGCGCTTGCTTACCACCGTAGCACCTGCCGTTGCCAAAGCAGCGATGGACAGCGGGGTTGCCAAAAGCCCTATTGCCGATTGGGATGCGTACATTCAGCAGTTGGAAAAGCGCCTAGGCCAAGACAATCAGATTTCAAGAGTGATTATCAGCAAAGCCCGTAAAGCACCAAAACGCGTTGTGTTTGCGGACGCTGAAAATGTGCAAGTACTCAAAGCTGCCCAACAAGTACGCGACGAAGGAATTGCATTCCCTATATTGCTTGGGAAAGAGGAGCGTATTCGCGCTATCATTGAAGCGAATAAACTTGACATGGCCGATGTGCCTGTGATTGACCCATACAGCTCCGAACAAGCGGAAAACATTGATCGCTATGCTGAAGCGTATTTCAAAAAACGCCAACGCAAAGGGGTCAACCTCATTGAAGCGCGGAAAATGATGTACTATCGTAGTTCGTTTGGGGCAATGATGGTGGAAATGGGCGAAGCCGATGCCCTGATTTCTGGTTTGACTCGCAACTATCCTGACACGATTCGCCCTTCGCTCCAAATCATCGGAAAAGAACCTGGCGTGACAAAAGTGGCAGGGATGTACATCCTTCTGACGCGCCGTGGGCCGTTGTTCTTGGCTGATACGACAGTCAACTTTAATCCGACGGTAGATGAGGTAGTCGAAATTACGGAACTTACGGCACGGGCAGTAGAGCGTTTTAATATCAAACCACGCATTGCGTTGCTCACGTATTCTAACTTTGGAAGTGCCAAAGGAGAAGATGCTGAAAAAATGAGCGCAGCCGTGGCAAAACTCCACGCGAAGCATCCAGACATGATTGTGGACGGTGAAATGCAAGCGCACTTACCTTTTGATACGGAACTGTTGCGTACCAACCACCCTTTCTCAAAATTGGTGGACGACGGTGCAAATACCCTTATCTTCCCTAATCTTTCGGCGAGTAACATCGCTTATAACTTGTTGAAAGAAGTAGGAGAGTACGAAGCCATCGGGCCGTTGTTGTTGGGTATGGGCAAGCCAGTGTACGTGTTACAGTTGGGTAGTTCGGTACGTGAAATTGTCAACATGGTGGCCATCGCAGTAGTGGAGGCGCAGATGAAGCAATAA
- a CDS encoding PepSY-associated TM helix domain-containing protein, translating into MDWSKKALRRLNIATHRDLGYFFSALIIVYCLSGIALNHVDDWNPDFILTKRELVIPPNYQMGKIGEKEIAEFAEMVGEGRQKYVDSPTKDQLKIYYKDASFHLNFTTRKGLYEHISKRPLFYEVNAIHRNSLHGWKWASDVFAILLILITLTGLFILKGKHGLGGRGKWLIAAGFAPILLFVVLLSFK; encoded by the coding sequence ATGGACTGGTCAAAAAAGGCACTTCGGAGGCTCAACATCGCCACACACCGTGATTTAGGTTATTTTTTTTCGGCTTTGATTATTGTCTATTGTTTGTCAGGCATTGCGCTGAATCACGTCGATGATTGGAATCCTGATTTTATATTGACAAAACGTGAGTTGGTCATTCCTCCCAACTACCAGATGGGCAAAATTGGCGAGAAAGAAATTGCTGAGTTTGCTGAAATGGTGGGAGAAGGTCGCCAAAAATACGTGGACTCTCCCACCAAAGACCAGCTCAAAATTTATTACAAAGACGCCTCTTTTCACCTCAATTTCACAACTCGAAAAGGACTGTACGAGCACATTTCTAAGCGCCCGCTTTTTTATGAAGTCAACGCCATTCACCGCAATAGCCTCCACGGTTGGAAATGGGCCTCTGACGTCTTTGCCATTTTGCTCATTTTGATAACGTTGACGGGGCTTTTTATCCTAAAAGGTAAACATGGGCTCGGTGGGCGTGGGAAATGGCTCATTGCCGCTGGTTTTGCGCCTATCCTTCTTTTTGTCGTTTTACTTTCATTCAAATGA
- a CDS encoding NTP transferase domain-containing protein has product MNKIGIIILAAGESKRMGSPKQLLQIEGKSLIHRTAEIALATDCYPVVMVIGANKPQIAPEIVDLPLTVIDNPMWHEGMSSSVKMGLAGVYMTYKEIEAVIILVCDQPYLSVSLLERMVEIYNTKKPRLIACKYGEQLGVPTLFDRTLFEELLNLKGDKGAKPVLMNHLDEAHILQFEAGSIDLDTPDEYQAFLDGLR; this is encoded by the coding sequence TTGAATAAAATAGGTATTATTATCCTCGCCGCAGGAGAATCAAAACGAATGGGTTCTCCTAAACAATTGCTCCAAATTGAGGGCAAGAGCCTAATCCATCGCACCGCTGAAATCGCCCTCGCTACCGACTGCTACCCCGTGGTGATGGTCATTGGTGCCAATAAACCGCAAATTGCCCCCGAAATTGTTGATTTACCTCTCACCGTCATCGACAACCCGATGTGGCACGAAGGCATGTCGTCGTCGGTTAAAATGGGGCTTGCGGGCGTCTATATGACTTACAAAGAAATTGAAGCCGTCATCATTCTTGTCTGCGACCAGCCTTACCTTTCGGTTTCGTTGTTAGAACGGATGGTCGAAATTTATAACACCAAAAAACCACGGCTCATTGCTTGTAAATATGGCGAGCAACTAGGCGTGCCTACTTTATTTGATCGGACACTTTTTGAAGAACTTTTAAATCTCAAAGGCGACAAAGGTGCCAAGCCTGTACTGATGAACCACCTCGACGAAGCGCATATCCTCCAGTTTGAAGCTGGCAGCATCGACCTTGATACGCCCGACGAATACCAAGCCTTTCTGGATGGTCTTCGTTAG
- the truA gene encoding tRNA pseudouridine(38-40) synthase TruA has product MRYFLELSYRGTDFHGWQKQPNAPTIQEELERAFGVILRQPLEIIGSSRTDAGVHAEQQFAHFDVAEPLPAPDRLIHGINSILPNSIAVKNLTLVKDEVHSRFAATHRCYQYRIVYQRNPFLVDLAHTYRPILDVQKMNEAAKLLLQYEDFECFSKIHTDVKTFICQIAFAYWEPTALGITFHIKANRFLRGMVRAIVGTLLEVGRGRMNIEQFEQIIISKNRKNAAAQAPACGLFLTEVGYEWNELLN; this is encoded by the coding sequence ATGCGTTATTTTTTGGAACTTAGTTACCGAGGGACAGACTTTCACGGGTGGCAAAAGCAACCCAATGCTCCCACCATTCAGGAAGAACTCGAACGGGCGTTTGGGGTTATTTTGCGGCAGCCACTTGAAATTATAGGTAGCAGCCGCACCGATGCGGGCGTTCATGCCGAACAACAATTTGCCCACTTTGACGTGGCCGAGCCCCTCCCCGCCCCCGACCGACTTATCCACGGCATCAACAGTATCTTGCCCAACTCCATTGCGGTTAAAAACCTCACCTTGGTCAAAGACGAAGTTCATTCGAGGTTTGCGGCGACGCACCGTTGTTATCAGTACCGAATCGTGTATCAGCGCAATCCATTTTTGGTGGATTTGGCACATACTTATCGGCCCATTTTGGATGTCCAAAAAATGAACGAAGCGGCAAAGCTTCTTTTACAATACGAAGATTTTGAATGCTTTAGCAAAATTCACACCGACGTAAAGACATTCATTTGCCAGATTGCTTTTGCCTACTGGGAACCAACCGCCTTGGGCATCACTTTTCACATCAAAGCCAATCGCTTTTTACGTGGCATGGTGCGGGCCATCGTAGGAACACTCCTTGAAGTAGGGCGTGGCCGAATGAATATTGAACAATTTGAGCAAATTATTATTTCCAAGAACCGTAAAAACGCCGCCGCTCAGGCTCCTGCTTGCGGGCTTTTTCTGACCGAAGTAGGCTACGAATGGAACGAACTTTTGAACTAA
- a CDS encoding MoxR family ATPase, whose protein sequence is MKFSSDVAAAEALKESYEKLRTEIGKVIVGQDETVRLLLTAIFCQGHCLLVGVPGLAKTLLIQTISNALDLSFNRIQFTPDLMPSDILGSETLDNERNFRFVRGPVFANIILADEINRTPPKTQSALLEAMQEYAVTVSGQKHALSRPFFVLATQNPIEQEGTYPLPEAQLDRFMFMVTLDYPSFQEELNIVKATTADSKPTVNKVISGAEIEAFQHLVRRVPVADNVVEYAVKLVHKTRPNGEFASADTKSYLEWGAGPRASQNLILAAKCNALINGKYSPDIEDVKAVAAPILRHRIVRNFRAEAEGISSNEIIKRLV, encoded by the coding sequence ATGAAGTTTAGTTCTGACGTTGCAGCTGCCGAAGCTTTGAAAGAATCCTATGAAAAACTCCGCACCGAGATTGGAAAAGTGATTGTAGGTCAAGATGAAACCGTACGTTTACTTTTGACAGCCATTTTTTGTCAAGGACATTGTCTGCTTGTGGGGGTACCAGGGTTAGCAAAAACCCTGTTGATTCAGACAATTTCAAACGCACTTGATTTAAGTTTTAACCGTATTCAGTTTACGCCCGACTTGATGCCTTCGGATATTTTGGGGTCGGAAACTTTAGACAACGAGCGTAATTTTCGTTTTGTGCGCGGTCCAGTGTTTGCCAATATCATTTTGGCCGATGAGATTAACCGTACTCCGCCCAAAACGCAATCGGCGCTTTTGGAAGCAATGCAAGAATATGCCGTGACGGTGTCAGGTCAAAAGCACGCGTTGAGCCGTCCGTTCTTTGTGTTAGCTACGCAAAACCCCATCGAACAAGAAGGAACGTATCCACTTCCTGAAGCTCAATTGGACCGTTTTATGTTTATGGTCACCTTGGATTATCCTTCATTCCAAGAAGAATTAAACATCGTAAAAGCAACCACCGCCGACAGCAAACCAACGGTAAACAAAGTAATCTCAGGGGCTGAAATTGAGGCATTCCAACACTTAGTTCGACGCGTACCTGTGGCAGATAATGTGGTAGAATATGCCGTAAAATTGGTTCATAAAACCCGTCCCAACGGAGAGTTTGCAAGCGCAGATACCAAGAGCTATTTGGAATGGGGTGCGGGCCCGCGTGCGTCGCAAAACCTCATTTTGGCGGCCAAATGTAATGCCCTTATCAATGGCAAGTATTCACCTGACATTGAGGATGTGAAAGCAGTGGCGGCACCTATTTTGCGCCACCGTATCGTGCGTAATTTTAGGGCCGAAGCCGAAGGCATTTCATCTAATGAAATCATCAAACGATTGGTCTAA